DNA sequence from the Tenacibaculum mesophilum genome:
ACTCCTAACGATTTACTAGTTTGGGATGTAGGACATCAAGCATACGGACATAAAATTTTAACAGGAAGAAAAGACGTTTTTCATACTAATCGTCAATTTGGCGGAGTTTCAGGATTTCCTAAACGCTCAGAAAGTGAGTACGACACTTTTGGTGTAGGACATTCTTCTACTGCTATTTCAGCTGCTTTAGGAATGGCAATTGCCTCAAAATTACAAGACATTGAAAAGCATCATATTGCGGTGATTGGTGATGCCTCTATCGCAAGTGGAATGGCTTTTGAAGCGTTAAACCATGCGGGAGACACTAATGCTAATTTGTTGGTTATTCTCAATGATAATGCGATTGGAATTGATCCATCGGTAGGTGCGTTAAAAGATTATCTAACAAAAATCAAAGCCCCTCGATTAGAGATTGAACAGCATAATATTTTTGAAGCATTAAACTTCGATTATTCAGGCCCTATAGACGGACATAATTTTGAAGAGTTACTACGTGAACTAGATCGATTAAAAAAGATTCAAGGTCCGAAATTTTTACACGTAATTACTACCAAAGGAAAAGGGTTACGACAAGCAGAACAAGATCAAGTAAAATATCATGCTCCTGGAAAATTTGATAAAGTTTCTGGGGATGTATTACCTAAAGAAGAAAGTAAATACACCAAATTTCAAGATGTTTTTGGAAAAACCATTGTTGAACTAGCACAACAAAACGAAAAAATCGTAGGAATTACGCCTGCTATGTTAACTGGAAGTTCGTTAAAATTTATGATGCAAGAGTTTCCTGATAGAACATTTGATGTAGGTATTGCTGAACAACATGCTGTAACCTTAGCTGCAGGTATGGCTACTCAAGGATTGGTTCCTTTTTGTAATATTTATTCTACCTTTTTACAACGGGCTTACGACCAAGTAATTCACGATGTAGCTCTACAAAACTTACCTGTAATTTTCTGTTTAGACAGAGCTGGATTAGTAGGTGAAGACGGAGCAACACATCACGGTGTTTTTGATTTGGCATATTTACGTTGTATACCTAACCTAATTATATTTGCTCCTCGTAACGAAATTGAGTTGCGTAATATGATGTTTACCGCTCAACAAGGGTTAGAGCATCCAGTTGCAATTCGTTACCCAAGAGGTAAGGGAAAACTAGAACAATGGCAGCTTTCTTTTGAAAACATTGAAATAGGAAAAGGAGCTTGTTTAAAAGAAGGAAATCAAGTAGCTGTGTTGTCTGTAGGAACTATTGCTGATAATATCTCTGAAGCGGTTAATCAGCTTGAAAATAAAGAATTGGTTGCACATTACGATTTACGCTTTGTAAAACCTTTAGATGCCCAACTTTTAGATACTATTTTCGACAAATTTGATACCATTATCACTGTTGAGGATGGCACTATCAAAGGTGGATTTGGAAGTGAAGTATTAGAATATGCTTCCGAAGTAAACTACCAAGGAAAAGTGAAACTATTAGGAATTCCTGATGAGTTTATACATCACGGTACGATTCAACAATTACAAGAAGTTTGTGGAATAAATGTTAATTCAATTAAAAAAACAATTCAAGATTTATTATAAAAGAAAAGCGAACCAACTTGGTTCGCTTTTTAACTCTTTATTTCAAAATCTATTTCTTCATTATCTTTTCAGAAAGTTTCTTTTGTCCTAATTCATCATATATTTCAACAATATAAATTGAGTTATTTGAAATTGTAGAAACATCTATTGAGTTATTAATTACAGGTATTTCTATTACTTTTCTTCCTGATACGTCTACTATTTTTGCAATCCATAAAAATGTATTCTTTCCTCCTTTAATATAAATCCTATCAACAGCTGGGTTTGGATAAATACTCATTTCTGAATTGTTTGTTTCTTCTGTTTTTTTACTTCTTAATTGCTCCTTTGCAGCAGTAGAAGTATTCAAACAAACTTGTTTGGTTTCAGATGAGCCAAAACTTCCTCCTGAAGCTAATACGTCACCTTTGCTATTTGTTATTTCATATGAACCACTTCCATAACTGCAACATATACCATCACCATATTCGTCATTAATTGTAAAATCATAACATCCTACAGGTATACATTTTGACACAGTAATAGACTCTCCATTTCCTTGAGTATAATCACCTCCGCTTATCACTGTTTGTCCATTGTTATCCTTCAAGGTCCAAGAAGTTTCGTAAGAATATTTATCAAAAGTAATTGTTACGTTTATATCCTCACATTCTGGAATCTCTCCTCCACCATTATCAGGAGATCCTGTACTATAAGTAACCATCAATTTTGGAGCACTAGCACTACTTCCATCATATGATTCTGCCGTTCGTTCACCTGTTCCAGAAATATAAAACATCATAGAGTTACCAGAACTCCAATTGGACTTGTTCACAACGTATTGTACCAGTGATTTTAAATCAGGAGTTCTTTGTGCTGTTCCAGATGCTCCAACAGAACTCCAAGAACTAGGATTCCAAGCAACCGATTGACTGTAATAACTTCTTGAAGTTATATTATAGCTTTGAGAAGTAATATCTGGTGCATTTGACGAATCTTGAATTTTGATTGTTAATGATGTGCTTCCTGAATTTGTTTCATCTGTTGTAAATTGTATATACGCATTCGTTATCGTAGCATTTGCAGGTATATTTAAGTTTCTAAATAGCATTCCTACATGCTGGTTTCCTTTTGAGCTTCCATCATAAACCAATTCTAAATCAGAACTGTTCATATACATTTGCCCTGACGATTCATATTGTTCAGCATCATCATTGGTACTATTGATTGTTGAAGTAACAGTTTTAGAAACGTTTCCTACAAAAACTAAAACTTCTTCAGAAGTAGTTTCATATCCATCATTATCTGTTGCTATTGCTTTAATAGTATATGATTGGTTATTATTTGTTGGTGTCCAGTTATAAGAATAAGGAGTACTCATATCAGTTTCTACTAAAGTATTATTTACGTAAAACTTAACACTTGAAATAGTTCCATCACTATCGGTTGCAGTAGCAGAAATTGTTACTGGAGTGTTTACGGTATGTGATGCGCCTGATGATGGATTTGTAATTGTAACTTCTGGATAGCTAACATTACTACTTATAATTGTTACTACACTTCCGTTAGATGGGTTCCATATATCTAAATTAGAGGGTATTGTGAATGGATTTTGATTTGAAACTGAACCTACACTACTCGCATTATCTACCTTAATCGTTCTAACCTCTATTTTAGATTCTTCAACAAAAATCCATTTAAATTGATTAAAGGTACTCGCATCTCTCGTCCAGTTTTTTGAATCATTCGAAGAGCGTAAAGGTGCTCCCCAGCAACCTTCTCCTACATAAACGGTTCCGTTTACATCGTCTCTAACAAAGCCTTCATCGCAATTACTTCCGCTGGAACAAGGTTTTACTGGCCATGTAGTTTTTACTGTATGAGAATCTGATTCAAATACCAAGTTCACTCCTTTGTCATAAAATAATTGAGCCCAACTAGCGTATTCATCATTTCCTTCTGATTTTGATGATACGTGTGGACGCATCGGTTTATGGTATTGAGCCGACTTCCAAATAGAGTTATTAGCATTCAACTTTTGACTTAGCCATGAATACTGACTCCCTCCTGCAGAAATCTCAGAGTTCAATGTATAAATTGTATACAAGTTATTTCCAAATGTGATATCGTAATAAACACTCGTTGAAGGAACATTAAACAAGTTATAAATACTATTATTTGAGCCTTCGTGATTTCCTCTTGTTGGTACAATAGGAAACATTCTTCCGTCACTTGCTGTTGTGTATTGCCAATCGTTAAACCAATCTTGCCATTCAGAGCTAGAGTCTCCATTAGTCATATCTCCTCCAAAAAACACTGCAGTTGGTTTTAATTTAGAAACTAATAAGTTAGCATCTCTTCTCGGTGTTCTATTGTTTCTTGAATCTCCTCCTGCAATAAACGACATTTTATCATTGGTGCTTGGAGCTGTTTTAAACCAGAATCGACTACTCACCCCTTGGCTATCTTTAATTACAAAATAATAGTTTGTGTTAGGACTCAAACCCGTTAGTTTAGCAAAAGTATTACTCATTCCTTTATAAGAAACTGAACGGTCTACAGATTTAGAGTTTGGATAATTTGACCAGTTAGTTCCATTATCAGTCGTTCCATAGTATACAATTGGGTTAGATCCTGAAATTTGGTTCCAACCAATCATTATAGTTGCTGCTGGATTGTCTGTGATGATTAATCGGTACTTATCATTAGAGGCGTAAGTACTAAAAACTGCTAAAAATAACAGTGTTAAAATAATTTTTTTCATGGTGAGGGGGCTTTTAAGTTTACTAGTTAGTTATCACAAATATATTTTTTACCTTTCAAGTTAATCGTTTGTTTTTATTAAAATTAATTATATAATAACCTGACTAACATTAACCTAACTATTCTTTTATAGTTTACTAATCTTATTTTAACAAACTAGATATCCTCTATTTTTACTTTTGTTTAAACCTTACTTTATGAGTACTAAAACCCTTCTTTCTTTTTTAAAAATTTCTTCTTTTTTTATTTTTTTCGGTAGAGCTTACCAGCATTTATTTTGGGATGCTCCATACAGAAGTTTCTTTTGGGACCAACACTTATTAGAACCTGTGATTAATTTTGTTTTTGACATTAGTTGGCAGTCGTATGTTACAAACCTAAATACAGATTTAGCTATCCAAATTTTAACTAGAAGTATTGGTGTTTTATACTTAGTATGTGCAATCATTTCAATAATAATAAATGAAAATTCAAAAAAATGGATGCGTTGTATCTTAAAATTAGGTGCAGTAAGTTTAATTTTTTTAGCTTTAATGATTACCAAGAATAAGTTTTTTCACCTTATAATGTTTTTTGAGCACACTATTCAGTTTGGAGTTCCTATTGCTTTATTATATTTCTTAAAACACAAAAACGCACTTCTTTTACTTTTTTATCTTAAAGTTTTTATCGCCCTAGCTTTTATATGTCATGGAATGTACGCTATTGGTATTTTTTATCCATTACCTGGTAATTTTGTTACTATGACCTTAAACATCTTACCTGTACAAGAAGAAATGGCTAAAAACCTATTATTCGTAGCTGGTGTTTTAGATTTTATCATTGCTATTGCTATATTTATTCCCAAACTTTCAAAACCAGTCCTGCTATATGCTTGTTTTTGGGGGGGTGTAACTGCTTTGGCTAGAATTTTTAGCGCTTTTCACTATGATTTTTCTTTGAGTATTATGCACCAATACTTATACTTAACAATATATAGGCTTCCTCACGGGTTGGTTCCTTTATTAGTATACTTATATCTATATAAGAATAGCTTAGAAAACAAAAAGGTCAAAACTTAAATAAGCTTTGACCTTTTAAATGATTGAAAATATTATTCTAGTTATTTAAAGCTTCTGCCCCACCAACTATTTCTAAAATCTCGTTTGTAATTGCAGCTTGACGTGCTTTGTTATAAGTTAATAATAACTCATCACGTAGTTCTGTTGCATTATCTGTTGCTTTATGCATTGCAGTCATACGAGCACCGTGTTCGGCAGCAAATGAATCACGAATTGCTTTGTATAATTGCGTTTTTAATGACTTAGGAATTAATTCTAAAATAATCTCCTCTTTAGACGGTTCAAAAATATAATCTAAATTAGCATTTGTTTCTCCTTCTATAGGTTGAATTGGCAAGAATTGTTCTACTTGTGGTATTTGAGTCGCTGCATTTTTAAATCTGTTGTAAATGATTTCTATTTTATCGTAAGAACCATCTACAAATAAATTCATTAACTGTTCAGCAACTTCAGCAACGTTATCAAAAGTTAAGTTATCAAAAATATCGTTTCTATTTTCTACAACGGTGTAATCTTTTGATAGAATATCGTTTCCTTTTTTACCAATTGTTAATAATTCAACAGCAGTATTATTATATTTCTCGTTAATTGTTTTAACTGTTTCTTTAATGATAGATGAATTAAAACCTCCACATAAACCTCTGTTTGAAGTTATAGTAACTAACAATACTTTATTTACTTCTCTTTCTGTTGAATATATTCCACCTGCATCGCTATCTAATGTAGCACTTAAGCTTTGTAATAATTCGGTAAGCTTAGATGAATACGGACGCATTGCTGTAATTGCATCTTGAGCTTTTTTCAACTTTGCAGCCGATACCATTTTCATGGCAGAGGTAATCTGCATTGTTGATTTAATCGAAGTAATTCTGTTACGTATTTCTTTTAAGTTTGCCATTTAATTGAACTTAAAATTTATAAAACCCCCGTTGTAACACGGGGATGCCTTTTTTGTTTTTATTAAGCTGAAAATTTAGCTGAAATTTCTTTAGCAGCGTCTCTTAAAGTATCAATTACTTCATCAGTTAATTTCCCTGCTTTTAAAGTATCTAAAGTATCTCTATGCTTCGCATTTAAGTACTCTAAATAATCTTTTTCAAATTCTTTTACCTTGTTTACAGGCACATCTTTTAACAAGTTCTTAGAACCTGCATAAATAATAGCTACCTGATCTTCTACAGTATAAGGATCGTTTTGAGCTTGCTTTAAGATCTCTACGTTACGCTTACCCTTTTCAATTACATTTAAAGTTGCAGCATCTAAGTCAGAACCAAACTTAGCGAATGCTTCTAATTCACGGTACTGAGCTTGATCTAACTTTAGTGTACCAGATACTTTCTTCATTGATTTAATCTGAGCCGAACCTCCTACACGTGATACAGAAATACCTACGTTAATTGCTGGACGAACCCCTGAGTTGAATAAATCAGACTCTAAGAATATCTGACCATCAGTAATCGAAATTACGTTTGTTGGAATATATGCTGAAACGTCTCCTGCTTGAGTTTCGATAATTGGTAATGCAGTCAAAGATCCTCCTCCTTTTACTTTAGATTTTAATGATTCTGGTAAATCATTCATATCTTTTGCAATAGAATCATCAGCAATTACCTTAGCAGCACGTTCTAATAATCTTGAGTGTAAGTAGAATACATCCCCTGGGTAAGCCTCACGTCCTGGAGGTCTTCTTAATAATAAAGATACCTCACGATACGCTACTGCTTGCTTAGATAAATCATCATAAACAATTAAAGCTGGTCTACCAGTATCACGGAAATATTCTCCAATTGCAGCTCCTGCAAATGGTGCATATACCTGCATAGGTGCAGGGTCAGATGCATTTGCAGCAACGATAGTTGTATATGCTAACGCTCCTTTTTCTTCTAACATGTTAGCAATTGCTGCTACTGTTGAAGCTTTTTGACCGATAGCTACGTAGATACAGTACACTGGTTGTCCTGCATCATAAAATTCTTTTTGATTTAAGATAGTATCAATAGCAACAGTTGATTTACCTGTTTGACGATCTCCAATGATTAACTCACGTTGACCACGTCCTACTGGAATCATTGCATCGATAGATTTGATACCTGTTTGCATTGGCTCAGTTACAGGCTCACGGAAGATAACTCCTGGTGCTTTACGCTCTAAAGGCATTTCAAAAGTTTCCCCTTCGATTGGTCCTTTACCATCGATTGGTTGCCCTAAAGTGTTAACAACACGTCCTACAATTCCTTCTCCAGCTTTTAAAGAAGCAATTCTTTCTGTACGTTTTACAGTAGATCCTTCTCTTACTGAAGTAGAAGCTCCTAATAATACAACACCTGCATTATCCTCTTCTAAGTTTAATACGATACCTTCTAATCCGTTATCGAATTCTACTAATTCTCCGTATTGTACGTTAGATAATCCATAAACACGTGCAATACCATCACCTACTTGTAATACAGTCCCTACTTCATTTAATGAAGCTTTAGACTCAAAATTTGTTAATTGTTCCTTTAAAATTGCTGATACTTCAGCTGGTTTAATTGCTGCCATCTTATTTCTTTTGATGTATAATTAAATTTTTGGAATGTAATGACCGTTGTCAAACTCTCTCCTTAACTCATTAAATTGACTAGAGATACTTGCATCATACTGCACATCTCCAACTCGTAAGATAAATCCTCCTAATATCTCTGGATTTACTATATTCTCAATACTTGCATTGTTTCCTGTAAGGGCTACAATTTTAGCTTGTATTTTATCTTCTAACTCTTTTGTTAAAGCTACTGCGGTTGTAACTCTGGCAATTTTTGTGTTCTTATAGTGATCATATATAACTGCATATTGCTTAGCAATAGGGTCTAACATCACCATACGCTTATTTTCCTCTAATAAATTAAACAACCCTTTTACTATGTTGTCTACTTTATCTCCAAAAAGTGCATTTAAAACTTTACGCTTATCTGCAGCTTTAATTACAGGACTTTTAAGCATAACATCTAAATCAGCGCTTTCGGCAATTGTATCTACGATTAACTTCATGTTATCATTTACTAAAGCTTCATTTCCTGATTCTTTAGCTAAATTTAAAATTGCTTTGGCGTAACGTAATGCTGCTCTTGATTCTTTCATCTACTGATTAGTTTAAAGTAACCTCTTCTAACATTCCTTCCACAAGCTTTAATTGTTCATCTTGTGAAGCTAATTCTTTTCTTACTACCTTTTGAGCTATTTCGATAGATAAGTTACCTACTGTTTTCTTTAACTCAGCGATAGCTGCTTGTTGCTCTTGTTTTATTGTAGCTTTTGCATTATCTATCATTATAGTAGTCTGATCCTCTGCTTCTTTTTTAGCATCAGCTATAATTTTATCTTTTATCTCACGAGCTTCTTTCATCATTGCATCTCTCTCTGCTCTGGCTTCTTTTGCTAATCTTTCGTTATCCGCTTGCAAGTTTTGCATTTCCTTACGTGCATTTTCTGCAGCATCTAAAGCACCTTGAATCCCTTCCTCACGCTCATTTAACGCATTTAAAATAGGCTTCCATGCAAACTTTGCCATTATAAAGATTAATAAAGCTAAAATTACTAGTTGCATAAAAAACAACCCTACAGAAAAGTCATTAAATATTCCCATTATTATATATATTTTTGTGTGTTTTTGTTTAATTGTGTAAACAATTCCTGCAACCAACCGTTACAGGAATTTGTTTGTTTTTTGTTGCTTATCCTAAAAGTAAAGCACCGAATGCTAAACCTTCTAATAATGCTCCAATAATAATCATTGCAGTTTGGATTTTACCAGCAGCTTCTGGTTGACGAGCAATAGCTTCCATTGCACTACTACCGATTTTCCCTAATCCTAATCCTGCTCCGATTACGATTAATCCTGCTCCAACTAAATTAAGTGTCATAATAATTGATTTATATATAATTAAACAAATTTTTGATTCTAGTTCTTAGTGATGGTCATGTTCTTCTACCGCCATACCAATAAATAACGATGATAACATGGTGAAAATATAAGCTTGTAGAAAAGCTACCAACAACTCTATAATAGTTAAAAACAAGGTTAAAAAGAAAGAGATTCCTGTTGCTCCCGCTGTTCCAAACTTTGCTTTTAATAAAATCATTAACGCTGCGATACCCATAACTACTGAGTGTCCTGCAGTAATATTCGCAAACAAACGCACAAATAAAGAAAATGGCTTAGTTAACATACCCAACACCTCAATTGGTGCTAATACTAATTTCATTAAGACTGGCACACCTGGCATCCAGAAGATATGTTTCCAATAATCTTTATTTCCGCTAAATTGTACGATAACAAATGTAAATAAGGCTAAACAAACTGTTACTGCTATTTGACCTGTTACGTTAAAACCTAACGGGGTTAATCCTAATAAGTTTAAAACCCAAATAAAGAAAAACACCGTTAATAAGAACCCCATAAATTTACGGTAATGTTTCTCTCCAATATTAGGACGTGCAATTTCATCTCTTACATACAAAACTAAAGGTTCTAATATACGTGCTACACCTGTTGGTATTGGTCCTTTTTTGTACCCAGAAGCCAAACTTCTAAATCCAAAGAACATTAACAAACCTGCCAAAAACATACCAAACACACTTTTGGTAATAGACAAATCCAATACTTTCTGTGCGTTAGTAGCATGATGCTCCTCATCAAAAGCAACCACTTCTTCACCCGCATTTAATTCATATATTTTACTATGTATTTTCACCAATTTCACATCACCTGCATCCACAACCAATGTACCATCATCGTTATGATGAAATTTTGACGACATGAAAAACTTAATTCCTTTAGTAGTTTTCACTATAACGGGCAATGGAAAGCCTATATGCTTACGCTCTCCTGCATCATTTGTATATGAAAACAAGTTAAAATCATGAGAATCTGCCAAGTGATGCTTAATATAAGCATCTATTGACTCTTTAGTGTTAATTCTACCACTATCATTAGAAGTTGTATCGTCTCCACCTGCAAATGCAGTTAACGATGAAAACACAAGTGTTAAAAGTGTTAAAAACTTGATAGTTTTGTTTGCTACCATCATACCTTTACTAAATATAGATTTTGGGTCTGTAAATTTCGGTGCAAAGGTACACATTTAATTAAAACTACAAACCCTTTTTTTGCTTAGTTTTAAAGAACACCACACATCGCCATAAACAACTCATCTATTTAGTGTTAAGTATTTTTGACAACGCTACAGTTTCGATAGCTAAAAACACCATAATAGGAATTAATAAGGTTGCTTTTTCTGGGTTTGTTAACCCTGCTTCTGAAAAAATACTCTTTTGGAATAGTAAAATAAAAATTCCGAATTTTACCATTAACATTCCTAAATATAAATATCCTGTTTCATTTGGTAAATATCCAAGTACCCATTCTATTAAAGAATAAATTAAAATAGTTGCTATTACATTAAAACAGTATACTTGTAATACAGAAAAAGAAAGTGTTACACCCGCATTAGAAAGCAAAAAACTGTTTAAAAAGAAGCCTCCTATACCTAATACTAATATAATAGAAGAAAATACTAAAATTCGTTTACTCATTATTGTCGGTTATCTTAATTACTTGGCGTATTACAGAGTAAATAGCACCAAAAACTGCTGCAAGTGTACAAATTTTTACGTAAAGTTGGTTGTTGTTTGGATATTTTTGGTCTAACCATTTACCTAGCAAACTTCCTAGGTAAATAGTTAATCCCATTTGAAGTGCGACTCCTGTGAATCGTATGTATTTATTAAGCGGTTTTTTCTTTGAGTCCTTGCTCATTTTTATTTAATTCTTTTACCGCTCCTTTCATGGCACAAGTGGCATTAAATTCTGCTCCTGGTTCTACAGATAATTTTCCTATAATTACATCACCATTAATATTTGCTGAAGATTTTACTGTAAGAGTGTTTGAAACAAAAAGCTCTCCTGAAAACTCTCCTTCTATATCTGCATTAGTACATTCAACTTTTCCTTTAATTAAACCAGTATTTCCAATTATTACTCTTCCTTTAGTTTCTATGGTTCCTTCTAATATTCCATCTATTCTAAAATCTCCTTCTGAAATAATCTCACCTATTATTTTAGTGTTTTTTCCTATAATGTTTCTCTCTGCAACTTTGTTTTCTCCTGTTTTTTTACTCTCTTTACCAAACATATTCGGGGAATTTAAGGGGTTATGCTTTATTTAATAGTTCTATAATTTCTTTTGCTTTTTTACCTTCTTGAGTAGTAGCATAACTAACTGCAACAAACTCTAGCGCTTTTTTATAGGTCTCTTTATCTTGATATTTACCTATCGCCAAGGCTTTTAGAAGTGCGAATTTAGGGATTAAATTTGAATTTTTTAGTGTACTTGAAAATTTATCTATTTCACTAACAACCTCTTCAAATTTATTTTCTTTATATAAATAATATATTTCTTTATACTTATTTAAAACCTCATCTTCTTTCTTCTTTTTAACAAGTTTTTTATCTGGGTTTAAAATTATTTGAGCAAAACTTGTTTCTGGATACTTTTCTAGGATAATGTTCTTATAATCATTTGACTTAGCTACATTTCCTTGCTTTTTATATATTTGATACAAGTGGTAACTTATTGGC
Encoded proteins:
- the dxs gene encoding 1-deoxy-D-xylulose-5-phosphate synthase → MPKKLLKNIDFPSDVRKLTPENLPQLAKELREFIIDVVSTKEGHLGASLGVVELTIALHYLFDTPNDLLVWDVGHQAYGHKILTGRKDVFHTNRQFGGVSGFPKRSESEYDTFGVGHSSTAISAALGMAIASKLQDIEKHHIAVIGDASIASGMAFEALNHAGDTNANLLVILNDNAIGIDPSVGALKDYLTKIKAPRLEIEQHNIFEALNFDYSGPIDGHNFEELLRELDRLKKIQGPKFLHVITTKGKGLRQAEQDQVKYHAPGKFDKVSGDVLPKEESKYTKFQDVFGKTIVELAQQNEKIVGITPAMLTGSSLKFMMQEFPDRTFDVGIAEQHAVTLAAGMATQGLVPFCNIYSTFLQRAYDQVIHDVALQNLPVIFCLDRAGLVGEDGATHHGVFDLAYLRCIPNLIIFAPRNEIELRNMMFTAQQGLEHPVAIRYPRGKGKLEQWQLSFENIEIGKGACLKEGNQVAVLSVGTIADNISEAVNQLENKELVAHYDLRFVKPLDAQLLDTIFDKFDTIITVEDGTIKGGFGSEVLEYASEVNYQGKVKLLGIPDEFIHHGTIQQLQEVCGINVNSIKKTIQDLL
- a CDS encoding Ig-like domain-containing protein, with translation MKKIILTLLFLAVFSTYASNDKYRLIITDNPAATIMIGWNQISGSNPIVYYGTTDNGTNWSNYPNSKSVDRSVSYKGMSNTFAKLTGLSPNTNYYFVIKDSQGVSSRFWFKTAPSTNDKMSFIAGGDSRNNRTPRRDANLLVSKLKPTAVFFGGDMTNGDSSSEWQDWFNDWQYTTASDGRMFPIVPTRGNHEGSNNSIYNLFNVPSTSVYYDITFGNNLYTIYTLNSEISAGGSQYSWLSQKLNANNSIWKSAQYHKPMRPHVSSKSEGNDEYASWAQLFYDKGVNLVFESDSHTVKTTWPVKPCSSGSNCDEGFVRDDVNGTVYVGEGCWGAPLRSSNDSKNWTRDASTFNQFKWIFVEESKIEVRTIKVDNASSVGSVSNQNPFTIPSNLDIWNPSNGSVVTIISSNVSYPEVTITNPSSGASHTVNTPVTISATATDSDGTISSVKFYVNNTLVETDMSTPYSYNWTPTNNNQSYTIKAIATDNDGYETTSEEVLVFVGNVSKTVTSTINSTNDDAEQYESSGQMYMNSSDLELVYDGSSKGNQHVGMLFRNLNIPANATITNAYIQFTTDETNSGSTSLTIKIQDSSNAPDITSQSYNITSRSYYSQSVAWNPSSWSSVGASGTAQRTPDLKSLVQYVVNKSNWSSGNSMMFYISGTGERTAESYDGSSASAPKLMVTYSTGSPDNGGGEIPECEDINVTITFDKYSYETSWTLKDNNGQTVISGGDYTQGNGESITVSKCIPVGCYDFTINDEYGDGICCSYGSGSYEITNSKGDVLASGGSFGSSETKQVCLNTSTAAKEQLRSKKTEETNNSEMSIYPNPAVDRIYIKGGKNTFLWIAKIVDVSGRKVIEIPVINNSIDVSTISNNSIYIVEIYDELGQKKLSEKIMKK
- the atpG gene encoding ATP synthase F1 subunit gamma → MANLKEIRNRITSIKSTMQITSAMKMVSAAKLKKAQDAITAMRPYSSKLTELLQSLSATLDSDAGGIYSTEREVNKVLLVTITSNRGLCGGFNSSIIKETVKTINEKYNNTAVELLTIGKKGNDILSKDYTVVENRNDIFDNLTFDNVAEVAEQLMNLFVDGSYDKIEIIYNRFKNAATQIPQVEQFLPIQPIEGETNANLDYIFEPSKEEIILELIPKSLKTQLYKAIRDSFAAEHGARMTAMHKATDNATELRDELLLTYNKARQAAITNEILEIVGGAEALNN
- the atpA gene encoding F0F1 ATP synthase subunit alpha, coding for MAAIKPAEVSAILKEQLTNFESKASLNEVGTVLQVGDGIARVYGLSNVQYGELVEFDNGLEGIVLNLEEDNAGVVLLGASTSVREGSTVKRTERIASLKAGEGIVGRVVNTLGQPIDGKGPIEGETFEMPLERKAPGVIFREPVTEPMQTGIKSIDAMIPVGRGQRELIIGDRQTGKSTVAIDTILNQKEFYDAGQPVYCIYVAIGQKASTVAAIANMLEEKGALAYTTIVAANASDPAPMQVYAPFAGAAIGEYFRDTGRPALIVYDDLSKQAVAYREVSLLLRRPPGREAYPGDVFYLHSRLLERAAKVIADDSIAKDMNDLPESLKSKVKGGGSLTALPIIETQAGDVSAYIPTNVISITDGQIFLESDLFNSGVRPAINVGISVSRVGGSAQIKSMKKVSGTLKLDQAQYRELEAFAKFGSDLDAATLNVIEKGKRNVEILKQAQNDPYTVEDQVAIIYAGSKNLLKDVPVNKVKEFEKDYLEYLNAKHRDTLDTLKAGKLTDEVIDTLRDAAKEISAKFSA
- the atpH gene encoding ATP synthase F1 subunit delta; amino-acid sequence: MKESRAALRYAKAILNLAKESGNEALVNDNMKLIVDTIAESADLDVMLKSPVIKAADKRKVLNALFGDKVDNIVKGLFNLLEENKRMVMLDPIAKQYAVIYDHYKNTKIARVTTAVALTKELEDKIQAKIVALTGNNASIENIVNPEILGGFILRVGDVQYDASISSQFNELRREFDNGHYIPKI
- a CDS encoding F0F1 ATP synthase subunit B, with the translated sequence MGIFNDFSVGLFFMQLVILALLIFIMAKFAWKPILNALNEREEGIQGALDAAENARKEMQNLQADNERLAKEARAERDAMMKEAREIKDKIIADAKKEAEDQTTIMIDNAKATIKQEQQAAIAELKKTVGNLSIEIAQKVVRKELASQDEQLKLVEGMLEEVTLN
- the atpE gene encoding ATP synthase F0 subunit C, with the protein product MTLNLVGAGLIVIGAGLGLGKIGSSAMEAIARQPEAAGKIQTAMIIIGALLEGLAFGALLLG
- the atpB gene encoding F0F1 ATP synthase subunit A; translated protein: MMVANKTIKFLTLLTLVFSSLTAFAGGDDTTSNDSGRINTKESIDAYIKHHLADSHDFNLFSYTNDAGERKHIGFPLPVIVKTTKGIKFFMSSKFHHNDDGTLVVDAGDVKLVKIHSKIYELNAGEEVVAFDEEHHATNAQKVLDLSITKSVFGMFLAGLLMFFGFRSLASGYKKGPIPTGVARILEPLVLYVRDEIARPNIGEKHYRKFMGFLLTVFFFIWVLNLLGLTPLGFNVTGQIAVTVCLALFTFVIVQFSGNKDYWKHIFWMPGVPVLMKLVLAPIEVLGMLTKPFSLFVRLFANITAGHSVVMGIAALMILLKAKFGTAGATGISFFLTLFLTIIELLVAFLQAYIFTMLSSLFIGMAVEEHDHH
- a CDS encoding DUF6168 family protein; this encodes MSKRILVFSSIILVLGIGGFFLNSFLLSNAGVTLSFSVLQVYCFNVIATILIYSLIEWVLGYLPNETGYLYLGMLMVKFGIFILLFQKSIFSEAGLTNPEKATLLIPIMVFLAIETVALSKILNTK
- a CDS encoding AtpZ/AtpI family protein, with protein sequence MSKDSKKKPLNKYIRFTGVALQMGLTIYLGSLLGKWLDQKYPNNNQLYVKICTLAAVFGAIYSVIRQVIKITDNNE